In the genome of Globicephala melas chromosome 3, mGloMel1.2, whole genome shotgun sequence, one region contains:
- the NOTCH3 gene encoding neurogenic locus notch homolog protein 3, producing MGPGPRGRRRRRLMSPPPPLPSVRTLPLLLLLAGPGAAAPSCLDGSPCANGGRCTQLPSREAACLCPPGWVGERCQLEDPCHSGPCAGHGVCQSSVVAGTARFSCRCPRGFRGPDCSLPDPCLSSPCAHGARCSVGSDGRYVCSCPPGYQGRSCRSDVDECRMGGPCRHDGICLNTPGSFRCQCPAGYTGPLCESPLVACAPSPCRNGGTCRQSGDLTYDCACLPGFEGQNCEVNVDDCPGHRCLNGGTCVDGVNTYNCQCPPEWTGQFCTEDVDECQLQPNACHNGGTCFNTLGGHSCVCVNGWTGESCSQNIDDCATAVCFHGATCHDRVASFYCACPMGKTGLLCHLDDACVSNPCHEDAICDTNPVNGRAICTCPPGFTGGACDQDVDECSIGANPCEHLGRCVNTQGSFLCQCGRGYTGPRCETDVNECLSGPCRNQATCLDRIGQFTCICMAGFTGTYCEVDMDECQSSPCVNGGVCKDRVNGFSCTCPSGFSGAMCQLDVDECASTPCRNGAKCVDQPDGYECRCAEGFEGTVCEHNVDDCSPDPCHHGRCVDGIASFSCACAPGYTGTRCESQVDECRSQPCRHGGKCLDLVDKYLCRCPPGTTGVNCEVNIDDCASNPCTFGICRDSINRYDCVCQPGFTGPLCNVEINECASSPCGEGGSCVDGENGFQCLCPPGSLPPLCLPPSHPCAQEPCSHGVCHDAPGGFRCVCELGWSGPQCSQSLARDACESHPCWAGGTCTSDGTGFRCTCPPGVQGRQCELLSPCTPNPCEHGGYCESAPGQPAVCSCPPGWQGSRCQQDVDECAGPSPCGPHGTCANLAGSFSCTCHEGYSGSSCDQDIDDCDPNPCLNGGSCQDGVGSFSCSCLPGFAGPRCARDVDECLSSPCGPGTCTDHVASFTCTCPPGYGGFLCEQDLPDCSPSSCFNGGTCVDGVNSFSCLCRLGYTGTHCQHEADPCLSRPCLHGGVCTAAHPGFRCACPEGFTGTQCQTLVDWCSRIPCQNGGHCARTGASFYCLCPSGWSGRLCDIQSLPCREAAAQIGVPLEQLCQAGGQCVDKDSSHYCVCPEGHTGSHCEQEVDPCLAQPCQHGGTCRGYMGGYVCECPAGYTSDNCEDDMDECASQPCQHGGVCIDLVARYLCSCPPGTLGVLCEINEDDCGPGPPLDPGPRCLHNGTCVDLVGGFRCTCPPGYTGLRCEADINECRPGACHAAHTRDCLQDPGGGFHCLCHAGFTGPHCQTVLSPCESQPCQHGGQCHPNPGAGGALTFSCHCVPPFSGPRCERVARSCWELQCPVGVPCQQTVRGPRCACPPGLSGPACRGSRGSTLGAANASCVTSPCLHGGSCRPETLAPFFRCACASGWAGPRCEIPAAVPEAPEEPSCPRAACEAKSGDKRCDRECNSPGCGWDGGDCSLSVSDPWRQCAALQCWLLFNNSRCDPACSSPACLYDNFDCRAGGRERTCNPVYEKYCADHFADGRCDQGCNTEECGWDGLDCAGEVPALLARGVLVLTVLLPPEELLRSSADFLQRLSGILRTSLRFRLDENGQAMVFPYHRPGPGSESRNRRELAPEVIGSVVMLEIDNRLCLQSPENDHCFPDAQSAADYLGALSAVERLDFPYPLRAARGEPLELPEPSVPLLPLLAASAVFLLVILVLGVMVARRKREHSTLWFPEGFALHKDAAAGHKGRREPVGQDALGMKNMAKGESLMGEVATDWMDTECPEAKRLKVEEPGVGAEDAVDCRQWTQHHLVAADIRVAPAMALTPPQGDADADGMDVNVRGPDGFTPLMLASFCGGALEAIPADEDEAEDTSASIISDLICQGAQLGARTDRTGETALHLAARYARADAAKRLLDAGADTNAQDHSGRTPLHTAVTADAQGVFQILIRNRSTDLDARMADGSTALILAARLAVEGMVEELIASHADVNAVDELGKSALHWAAAVNNVEATLALLKNGANKDMQDSKEETPLFLAAREGSFEAAKLLLDHFANREITDHLDRLPRDVAQERLHQDIVRLLDQPSGPRSPPGPHGLGPLLCPPGAFLPGLKVAQSGGKKSRRPPGKAGLGPQGTRGRGKKLTLACPGPLAESSVTLSPVDSLDSPRPFGGPPASPGGFPLEGPYAAAAATAVSLAQLGGAGRAGLGRQPPGGCVLSLGLLNPVAVPLDWARLPPPAPPGPSFLLPLAPGPQLLNPGNPVSPQERPPPYLAAPGHGDEFPAAGAHSSPPKARFLRVPSEHPYLTPSPESPEHWASPSPPSLSDWSDSTPSPATATGATAAGTLSAQPLPLSVPGPLAQSQTQLGSQPEVTPKRQVLA from the exons ATGGGGCCGGGGCCCcggggccgccgccgccgtcgcctGATGTCGCCGCCGCCACCCCTGCCGTCCGTGCGGACGCTGCCCTTATTGCTACTGCTAGCGGGGCCGGGGGCTGCAG CGCCCTCTTGCCTGGATGGAAGCCCGTGTGCGAATGGAGGTCGCTGCACCCAGCTGCCCTCCCGGGAGGCTGCCTGCCT GTGCCCACCAGGCTGGGTGGGTGAACGGTGTCAGCTGGAAGACCCCTGCCATTCCGGCCCCTGTGCTGGCCATGGTGTCTGCCAGAGCTCGGTAGTGGCAGGCACCGCCCGGTTCTCCTGCCGCTGCCCCCGTGGCTTCCGAG GCCCAGACTGCTCCCTGCCAGACCCCTGCCTCAGCAGCCCCTGTGCCCATGGTGCCCGCTGCTCCGTGGGGTCCGATGGCCGCTACGTCTGCTCCTGCCCACCTGGCTACCAGGGCCGCAGCTGCCGAAGCGACGTGGATGAGTGCCGGATGGGCGGACCCTGCCGCCATGATGGCATCTGTCTCAACACACCTGGCTCCTTCCGCTGCCAGTGCCCAGCTGGCTACACAGGGCCACTGTGTGAGAGCCCCTTGGTGGCCTGTGCCCCCTCGCCGTGCCGTAACGGGGGCACCTGTAGACAGAGTGGCGACCTCACCTATGACTGTGCCTGCCTTCCTG GGTTCGAGGGCCAGAACTGTGAAGTGAATGTGGACGACTGTCCAGGGCACCGATGTCTAAATGGGGGGACGTGTGTGGATGGTGTCAACACCTACAACTGCCAGTGCCCTCCTGAGTGGACAG GCCAATTCTGTACGGAGGACGTGGACGAGTGTCAGCTCCAGCCCAACGCTTGCCACAATGGGGGTACTTGCTTCAACACGCTGGGTGGccacagctgtgtgtgtgtcaatGGCTGGACAGGCGAGAGCTGCAGTCAGAATATTGATGACTGTGCCACGGCCGTGTGCTTCCATGGGGCCACCTGCCATGACCGTGTGGCCTCCTTCTACTGTGCCTGCCCCATGGGCAAAACTG GACTTCTGTGTCATCTGGATGACGCCTGCGTCAGCAACCCCTGTCACGAGGATGCTATCTGCGACACGAACCCGGTGAACGGCAGGGCCATCTGCACCTGTCCACCTGGCTTCACAGGCGGGGCGTGTGACCAGGATGTGGATGAGTGTTCCATTG GTGCCAACCCTTGTGAGCACCTGGGCCGGTGCGTGAATACACAGGGCTCATTCCTGTGCCAGTGCGGCCGTGGCTACACTGGTCCGCGTTGCGAGACCGATGTCAACGAGTGCCTCTCCGGCCCCTGCCGCAACCAGGCCACGTGCCTTGACCGTATAGGCCAGTTTACCTGCATCTGCATGGCAG GCTTCACAGGCACTTATTGTGAGGTGGACATGGACGAGTGTCAGAGCAGCCCGTGTGTCAACGGCGGAGTCTGCAAGGACAGAGTCAATGGCTTCAGCTGCACCTGCCCCTCGG GCTTCAGTGGGGCTATGTGTCAGCTGGACGTGGATGAATGCGCCAGCACACCCTGCCGGAATGGAGCCAAGTGCGTGGACCAGCCGGATGGCTATGAGTGCCGCTGCGCAGAGG GCTTCGAGGGCACGGTGTGTGAGCACAACGTGGATGACTGCTCGCCAGACCCTTGCCACCATGGGCGCTGTGTGGATGGCATCGCCAGTTTCTCGTGCGCCTGTGCCCCGGGCTACACCGGCACGCGCTGTGAAAGCCAGGTGGACGAGTGCCGAAGCCAACCCTGCCGCCACGGTGGCAAATGCCTAGACCTGGTGGACAAATACCTCTGCCGCTGCCCTCCCGGCACCACAG GTGTGAACTGCGAGGTGAACATTGATGATTGTGCTAGCAACCCCTGCACCTTTGGAATCTGCCGGGACAGCATCAACCGCTATGACTGTGTCTGCCAGCCTGGCTTCACAG GGCCTCTCTGCAACGTGGAGATCAACGAGTGTGCGTCCAGCCCATGCGGTGAGGGGGGCTCCTGCGTGGATGGTGAAAATGGCTTCCAATGCCTCTGCCCACCTGGCTCCCTGCCCCCGCTCTGTCTTCCCCCAAGCCATCCCTGCGCCCAAGAACCCTGCAGTCATGGCGTCTGCCACGACGCGCCTGGAGG GTTCCGCTGCGTGTGTGAGCTTGGCTGGAGTGGCCCTCAGTGCAGTCAGAGCCTCGCTCGAGATGCCTGCGAATCCCATCCCTGCTGGGCAggcggcacctgcaccagtgatGGCACGGGCTTCCGCTGTACCTGTCCCCCTGGTGTCCAGG GCCGTCAGTGTGAGCTGCTGTCCCCCTGCACCCCAAATCCCTGTGAACATGGGGGCTACTGTGAGTCTGCCCCTGGCCAGCCGGCTGTCTGCTCCTGCCCCCCTGGTTGGCAAG gctcacGATGTCAGCAGGACGTGGATGAATGTGCTGGCCCCTCACCCTGTGGTCCCCATGGTACCTGCGCCAACCTGGCAGGGAGTTTCAGCTGTACCTGCCACGAGGGCTATAGTGGCTCTTCCTGTGATCAGGACATCGATGACTGTGACCCCA ATCCCTGCCTGAATGGTGGCTCATGTCAGGATGGAGTGGGCTCCTTTTCCTGCTCCTGCCTACCTGGCTTTGCTGGCCCCCGCTGCGCCCGAGATGTGGATGAGTGTCTGAGCAGCCCCTGCGGCCCAGGCACCTGCACAGACCACGTGGCCTCCTTCACCTGCACCTGCCCGCCAGGTTATGGAGGCTTCCTCTGCGAGCAGGACCTACCTGACTGCAGCCCCAG CTCCTGCTTCAATGGTGGGACCTGCGTGGATGGTGTGAACTCGTTCAGCTGCCTGTGCCGCCTGGGCTACACTGGCACACACTGCCAACACGAGGCCGACCCTTGCCTCTCGCGACCCTGCTTGCACGGGGGCGTCTGCACTGCCGCTCACCCCGGCTTCCGCTGTGCCTGCCCTGAAGGCTTCACCGGCACGCAGTGCCAG ACGCTGGTAGACTGGTGCAGCCGCATACCTTGTCAGAATGGGGGCCACTGTGCCCGGACCGGGGCCTCTTTCTACTGCCTTTGCCCCTCGGGATGGAGCGGCCGCCTCTGCGACATCCAGAGTCTACCCTGCAGAGAGGCTGCAGCCCAAATCG GGGTGCCTCTGGAGCAGCTGTGTCAGGCTGGTGGGCAGTGCGTGGACAAGGACAGCTCCCACTACTGCGTGTGCCCAGAGGGCCACACAGGCAGTCACTGTGAGCAGGAGGTGGACCCCTGCTTGGCTCAGCCCTGCCAGCATGGGGGCACCTGCCGAGGCTACATGGGAGGTTATGTGTGCGAG TGTCCAGCTGGCTACACTAGTGACAACTGTGAGGATGACATGGACGAGTGtgcctcccagccctgccagcaTGGGGGCGTCTGCATTGACCTTGTGGCCCGCTATCTCTGCTCGTGTCCTCCAGGAACGCTGG GCGTGCTCTGCGAGATTAATGAGGATGACTGTGGCCCAGGCCCACCCCTGGACCCGGGCCCCCGGTGCCTGCACAATGGTACCTGTGTGGACCTGGTGGGTGGCTTCCGCTGCACCTGCCCCCCGGGATACACCGGCCTGCGCTGTGAGGCGGACATCAATGAGTGTCGTCCAGGTGCCTGCCATGCGGCACATACCCGGGACTGCTTGCAGGACCCAGGTGGGGGCTTCCACTGCCTTTGTCATGCCGGCTTCACAG GTCCCCACTGTCAGACCGTCTTGTCTCCCTGTGAGTCGCAGCCATGCCAGCATGGAGGCCAGTGCCACCCCAACCCCGGTGCTGGGGGAGCTCTGACTTTCTCTTGCCACTGTGTCCCG CCGTTCTCCGGCCCGCGCTGCGAGCGGGTGGCACGTTCCTGCTGGGAGTTGCAGTGCCCCGTGGGCGTCCCGTGCCAGCAGACGGTCCGTGGACCGCGCTGCGCCTGTCCCCCGGGGCTGTCGGGTCCCGCCTGCCGGGGTTCCCGGGGGTCGACACTGGGAGCCGCCAATGCCAGCTGCGTGACCTCCCCCTGCCTCCACGGGGGCTCCTGCCGCCCGGAGACGCTGGCGCCCTTCTTCCGCTGCGCGTGCGCGTCAGGCTGGGCTGGGCCGCGCTGTGAGATACCTGCAGCGGTGCCCGAGGCCCCCGAGGAGCCGTCTTGCCCGAGAGCCGCCTGCGAGGCCAAAAGCGGCGACAAGCGCTGTGACCGGGAGTGCAACAGCCCAGGCTGCGGCTGGGATGGCGGCGACTGCTCGCTGAGCGTGAGCGATCCCTGGCGGCAGTGTGCGGCGTTGCAGTGCTGGCTCCTCTTCAACAACAGCCGCTGCGACCCCGCCTGCAGCTCGCCCGCCTGCCTCTATGACAACTTCGACTGCCGCGCAGGCGGCCGGGAGCGCACCTGCAA cccGGTGTATGAGAAGTACTGCGCGGACCACTTTGCCGACGGCCGCTGCGACCAGGGCTGCAACACAGAGGAGTGCGGTTGGGATGGACTGGACTGTGCGGGTGAGGTGCCAGCTCTGCTGGCCCGAGGTGTCCTGGTGCTCACTGTGCTGCTGCCGCCGGAGGAGCTGCTGCGCTCCAGTGCCGACTTCCTGCAGCGGCTCAGTGGCATCCTGCGCACCTCTCTGCGCTTCCGTCTGGATGAGAACGGCCAGGCTATGGTCTTCCCTTACCACCGGCCTGGCCCTGGCTCCGAATCCCGGAATCGGCGGGAGCTGGCCCCTGAGGTGATCGG CTCTGTGGTGATGCTGGAGATTGACAACCGTCTGTGCCTGCAGTCGCCTGAGAATGACCACTGTTTTCCCGACGCCCAGAGTGCGGCAGACTATCTGGGAGCCTTGTCAGCGGTGGAGCGCCTTGACTTCCCGTACCCACTGCGGGCGGCACGGG GGGAACCGCTGGAGCTGCCGGAACCGAGCGTGCCGCTACTGCCCCTGCTGGCTGCGAGCGCCGTCTTCCTGCTGGTCATTCTCGTCCTGGGCGTCATGGTGGCCCGCCGCAAGCGTGAGCACAGCACCCTCTGGTTCCCCGAGGGCTTCGCGCTGCACAAGGATGCTGCAGCTGGCCACAAGGGCAGGCGGGAACCCGTGGGCCAAGACGCTCTGGGCATGAA GAACATGGCCAAGGGTGAGAGTCTGATGGGGGAGGTGGCCACAGACTGGATGGACACAGAGTGCCCGGAGGCCAAGCGACTGAAG GTAGAGGAGCCTGGCGTGGGAGCTGAGGATGCCGTGGATTGCCGccagtggactcaacaccacctGGTTGCTGCCGACATCCGCGTGGCACCAGCCATGGCATTGACGCCACCACAGGGCGATGCAGATGCTGATGGCATGGATGTCAACGTGCGTGGTCCAG ATGGCTTCACCCCGCTAATGCTGGCCTCCTTCTGCGGGGGGGCCCTGGAAGCAATCCCAGCTGATGAGGACGAGGCAGAAGACACATCAGCCAGCATCATCTCAGACCTTATCTGCCAGGGGGCACAGCTTGGGGCTCGGACCGACCGCACGGGTGAGACGGCCCTGCACCTGGCTGCCCGCTATGCCCGGGCTGATGCGGCCAAGCGGCTGCTGGATGCGGGGGCAGACACCAATGCCCAGGACCACTCAGGCCGCACCCCCCTGCACACAGCCGTCACTGCTGATGCCCAGGGCGTTTTCCAG ATTCTCATCCGGAACCGCTCCACAGACCTGGATGCCCGCATGGCAGACGGCTCCACAGCACTGATCCTGGCGGCCCGCCTGGCAGTGGAGGGCATGGTGGAAGAGCTCATCGCCAGCCATGCTGATGTCAATGCTGTGGATGAACTCG GAAAATCAGCCTTACACTGGGCTGCAGCTGTCAACAACGTCGAGGCCACCTTGGCCCTGCTCAAAAATGGAGCTAACAAAGACATGCAAGATAGCAAG GAGGAGACTCCGCTGTTCCTGGCCGCCAGGGAGGGCAGCTTTGAGGCTGCCAAGCTGCTGCTGGACCACTTTGCCAACCGTGAGATCACAGACCACCTGGACAGGCTGCCccgggatgtggcccaggagcgGCTGCACCAGGACATCGTGCGCTTGCTAGACCAGCCCAGTGGGCCCCGTAGCCCCCCTGGCCCCCACGGCCTGGGGCCCTTGCTCTGTCCGCCCGGGGCCTTCCTCCCAGGCCTCAAGGTGGCACAGTCCGGGGGCAAGAAGAGCCGGAGGCCTCCTGGGAAGGCGGGGCTGGGGCCTCAGGGCACCCGGGGGCGGGGCAAGAAGCTGACCCTGGCCTGCCCCGGGCCCTTGGCCGAGAGCTCGGTCACGCTCTCGCCGGTGGACTCGCTGGACTCCCCACGGCCCTTTGGTGGCCCCCCCGCGTCCCCTGGCGGCTTCCCCCTCGAGGGGCCCTACGCGGCTGCCGCGGCCACAGCCGTGTCTCTGGCACAGCTCGGTGGCGCAGGCCGGGCAGGTCTCGGGCGCCAGCCCCCCGGGGGCTGTGTGCTCAGCCTGGGCCTGCTGAACCCCGTGGCCGTCCCCCTCGACTGGGCCCGgctgcccccacctgcccccccagGTCCCTCTTTCCTGCTGCCGCTGGCCCCGGGACCCCAGCTGCTGAACCCCGGGAACCCCGTGTCCCCCCAGGAGCGGCCCCCACCGTACCTGGCAGCCCCAGGACATGGCGATGAGTTCCCCGCGGCCGGGGCCCACAGCAGCCCCCCAAAGGCCCGCTTCCTGCGGGTCCCCAGCGAGCACCCTTACCTGACCCCATCCCCAGAGTCCCCCGAGCACTGGGCcagcccctcacctccctcactctCGGACTGGTCCGACTCCACGCCCAGCCCGGCCACTGCCACCGGGGCCACGGCCGCTGGGACACTGTCTGCCCAGCCGCTCCCCCTGTCGGTCCCTGGCCCTCTTGCTCAGTCCCAGACCCAGCTAGGGTCCCAGCCTGAAGTCACCCCCAAGAGGCAAGTGTTGGCCTGA